TCCTCATGCGTTTCCTGACCGTTCCGGACGCCAAGACGGCCCGCAACTCGATCATCGTCGCGACCTGGATCATCGGGCTCTTCTACCTGATGACCCCGATCATGGGCTACGGCGCGGCCCTGCTGGTCGGACAGGACGTCATCGCCGAACAGAACCCCGCCGGCAACACCGCGGCCCCGCAGCTCGCCGGAGAGCTCGGCGGCCCCATCTTCCTGGCCTTCATCTCGGCGGTGGCCTTCGCGACCATCGTGGCGGTGGTGGCCGGGCTCGTGATCGCCGCCTCCAGCGCCTTCGCCCACGACTTCTACACCAATGTCATCCGGGGGGGCCAGGCGAGCGAGCAGGAGCAGTTTAGGGCCGCCCGCATCGCGGCCGTCGCCGTCTCCCTCGGGGCGATGCTCCTCGCCATCTTCGCCCGCGACTTCAACGTGGCGTTCCTGGTCGCGCTGGCCTTCGCGGTCGCCGCGAGCGCGAACGTGCCGACCATCCTGTTCACCATCTTCTGGCGCAGGTTCAACACCGCGGGCGCCATCGCGGGCATCCTCACCGGGCTCATCTCGTGCATCGTCCTGATCATCCTCAGCCCCAACATCCTCGACGTCTTCCCGCTGGCGAACCCGGCGATCATCTCCATGCCGCTGGGCTTCGCCGCCTGCTACCTGGGAACGATCCTCACGGGCGAGGCCGCAGAGCGCGAGATGGCGGAGGGCAAGCAGATCTCCTACGACGAGATCTACGTCCGCGCCAATACCGGCATCACCCGCCTCGAAGAGGAGCTGCGGACGGCCGCTCCCGCCGAGGAGCCGCGGACCACGTAGAGGAAAGAGGACCCGCAAGAGAAGAGGCCCCCGTCCGAGGACGGGGGCCTCTTCTCTGCTTTTGTCGCTATCCCTCCAGGCGCGCGCTCACGCTGATATCCACGTTGCCCCGCAGGGCGTTGCTGACCGGGCAGCCCTGCTCGGCCTGCTCGACCGCGCTCCGGAAACCCTCCTCGTCGAGGCCGGGGACCCTGCCCCTGACGTCCAGTTGCATCCGGGAGATCCTGAAACCCCCATCCGCCTCCTCGAAGGTTGAGGTCGCACCGATCTCCAGCCGCTCCGGCGGGTTGCCCCCCTCACCGAGCACGAAGGAGAGGGCCATGGCGAAACACGACGCGTGGGCCGCCGCGATGAGCTCCTCGGGGCTGGTCTTGCCGTCGGGGCTCTCGGTGCGCGACGCCCAGGTGACCGGCATCTCCCCGAAGGCCCCGCTGCCCACGGTGAACCTCCCGCTGCCCCGGAGGAGGTCTCCCTCCCACACGACCTCGGCCCGGCGCTCCGCAGCCATCTCTCCCAACCCCTCCTCTCTGAAAAGCCTACAGTGAGAACGACCCCATGCTACAGGAGGGCGGCGGGCCGCGCCACGGGCACCCTACTCCCCTGCGGCCTCCTCGAGCTTGCTCCGGTAGGCCGGGGGCTCCGCCCGTATGTTCCCGCTCTCGGTTATCCTCCCGGCGAACAGGAAGGCGGTCTGGCGCAGGGAGGACTCGAGGTCGAACGGGTGCAGCGCGGAGGTGGCGTCCCTGGGGACCACCACGCCGTACCAGCGCAGGGCCGCGCTCGCCGCGGTGTAGTGGACGCAGATGCTGGCCACCGTGCCGCAGATTACGAGGGTGTCCACCCCCCAGACCCGCAGGAAGTGGTCGAGGTGGGTGCCGTAGAAGGCATCGTAGCGCACCTTGCGGAGGACGAGCTCGTCCTCGCGGGGCTCGAGCTCGTCCACGATCCGCCATCCCCACGTTCCCTCCCGGCAGTGCTCGCCCCAGATCTCCCACTCCGGGTCTCCCTCGGTGTGGGTGTCCTGGGTGAAGACGACCCTCATGCCGGATTCGCGGGCGAGATCGAGAAGCCTCTTTATGGCGGGGATGGTCGCCTCGGCGTCCGGAACGACGAGCGCCCCGCCCTCCTTGACGAAGTCGTTCTGCATGTCCACGACGATGAGCGCCGTGCTCGCCGGATCCACCCGGACCTCTCCGTGAACCTCGTACTCCGGAACCTCGACCGTACGGGCCATGGCGCTCCTCCTTCTCTCCCGACAGCAGCGTATATTTTACCGCCCGGCCAGCCGCTGCTCACGGATCCGGGCCCGGTCCGGCTCTATGAACGCCGGATCTCGGGAGGGGACGGCGTTTGCCGCCGCTTGCCGGAGGCCGGGCCGCCCGGCCTCGACCACGAAGGAAGCCCGGGTGTAGACGCGGGCTCCGGGCTGGCTGACGTAGGGGACTATGCGGTAGTCCGTCCGCCAGCGTTCCGGGGTCACGGTGCAGCGGACGTAGCCGCGCTGGCCGTTGAAGAACTTTATGTGCGGGTTCCCGGCCAGGATCGCCTGCTGCTCGGCGCTGGTGTCCGCCCCGTCGCCGCCGGAGCTGATGGAGGTGCCGACGAACTCCACCCCCACCACCTCCGAGCCGGGATCGTCGAAGTCCCGGAGGATCTCGCTCACCCAGTTGTTGTGCACGTCCCCGGTTATGACGACGGGGTTGTGGACGCCGCTGCGGGCCATGAAATCCACGATCCTGTCGCGCTGGGCCTCGTAGCCGTCCCAGGCGTCCATGCTGTAGGTCACTCCCCCGGTGGTGTCGAAGTCCCGGCGGGAGAAGAACACCTGCTGGGCGAGCACGTTCCACCGGGCGTAGGAGCCGGCGAGCCCATCGAACAACCACCGCTCCTGCTCCCGGCCGGTCATGGTCCTGTCGGGGCTGCGGGACTCCTCACCGGGCGGCTTTATCCCGTCGCCGTAGGCCTGGTCGTCCCGGTACTGGCGGGTGTCGAGGAGGTTGAACTCCACGAGATTGCCCCAGGTGAGCCGTCGGTAGAGCCGCATGTCCGGTCCCCGCGGGACGGAGGAGCGCCTGAGGGGCATGTGCTCGTAGTAGGCCTGATAGGCCGCGGCCCGCCGCCGCAGAAAGGCCTCCGGCGACTGGCCCTGCTCCGGGATCTCACCGGCGTAGTTGTTCTCGACCTCGTGGTCGTCCCAGGTGACGAGCCAGGGGAAGGCGGCGTGGGCGGCCTGCAGGTCCCGGTCCGACCGGTAGAGGGCGTGCCGGTTGCGGTAGGCGGCGAGGGTGACGGTCTCGGGACCGTCGTGCAGCCGGACGTTGCCCCCCGGCGCCCGGTACTCGTTGGGCCCGTACTCGTAGATGTAGTCGCCGAGGTGCAGGACGAGGTCCAGATCCTCCTCCGCCATCCGCCGGTAGGCGTTGTAGTAGCCGTGCTCGTACTGCTGACAGGAGGCGAAGGCGAAAGACATCCGTCCTGCGTCCCTCCCGAAGGAAGGAAGCGTCCTGGCCCGGCCGACGGGGCTCACCTCCCCCCCGGCCTCAAACCTGTACCAGTACCACCTCCCGGCCCTCAAGCCCCCAACCTCAACGTGCACCGAGTGCCCCAGCTCCGGCCGCGCCTCAACCCTCCCCCGCCTCACCACCCCACGGCCAAAGCCCTCCTCCTCCGAGACCTCCCAGCGCACTAGAACCTTCCTGTCGGGCGGCATCCCCCCGCGGCCGTCCCCGGCGAGGGGCTCCGGGGCCAGGCGGGTCCAGATGACGAAGCCGTCGGGGGATGGGTCTCCAGAGGCCACCCCCAGCCGGAACGGGTAGTCCCGGAAGGCCGGCCGCGCCACCGCCTTCTCGACGAAAGGACCCACCCCGAAGACGAGCGCCGCAGCCCCCGCACCGCTGGCCCTGACGAAGGTTCTGCGGTCGATGCCACCGCGCCCCAGCCGGATGCCGTCCATCTCCATGTACGGTACCCCCTCCCGTAGCGTAGCCCGCGGAAAGCTCCTCTGCGGCGCGGAAGCATACCAGCCTTCCCGCGGCGGCTGGTTGCAGGGGCGTAAAACCTTCTTTAAAAGAAGCTCATGCCGGTCCGCCGAACCCGAGCACCCGGCGCGCGGACTCCAGCGACACCCTCCTGACCGGGCCGGGGTCCGCGCCAGGAAAGAAGATCACCGGCGACCGCAGCGCGCCGAGCGCGCACTCGGCCCGCATCTGCTCCTCGAGGCCCGCCCCAGACCCCGCGAGCGCCGCCCGCAGCCGCAGGTTCAGCGCGCACACCCGCTCCCCGATCCGGGGCCGGTTCAGGATCGCCAGATCGGTCGCCAGGAGCACCGTCAGGCGGCGGTTGCGGAGCATGACCTCCAGATACCCCTCGAGCAGCTCCTCCCTGCCGGGGCCTCCCTCCAGCAGCTCCTCCACCTCCTCAAAAAGGGGCTGGAAGAGCGCCTGCAGGATGTCGTCCTTGTGCGGGAAGTGGTGCACGATCCCGGCCTTGCTCAGACCGACCTCTTCGGCGACGGCGCTGAGCGGCGTCCCCTCGTAGCCCCGCTCCGAAAACATCCGCAGCGCCACCTCCAGGATCTGCCGCCGCCGAACCTCCGCCAGATGCCGCACCCTTCCGTAACCCCCTTCGGTAGCGAAAACTGCCCGTACAGAGCCAGAAGAATACACCTTTTCGCCCTTTTTGCGCCTTGACACCCACTATAGCAACGAGCAATACTTTTACCGTACGTAAGGTAAGTTGGGTCGGGGACTCCGGCAGGGCCCGGCGTGAGGTGCACCTCCATGCGGGGTTTGGGGACGATTGTGTCTTCAGCGGCTGGGGTTTCGCGACCCAAAAGAAAGGAGGATGCATGGGGGGACATGCGAGCGGGAGGCTCAAACGGCTGCTGACTCTGTGGTTTGGGCTGTTGTTCGGTGTTGCGCTCGTCACGCTGGTGGCGGGGGCCGGCAGGGGTGAGGCGGCTTCGCAGCTGAAGGGCTCCTTCCGGGGTAACGCCTATGGCACCTATGCGAACGCCCAGGCCGGTCCGGTGGCGGCGACGCTCGGGCGTTCGGCCTTCATCCCCTGTCCGTGCAACGGAACCGGGGGCAAGACACGCTCCAACTCCGTCGACTCGCTCGACGCCGGTCGGGTGCTGAAGGCGGGGGTGCTGCGCAGCACCGTCTTCACCAGGAAGACCTCCACCTCGGCGCGGGTGCGGAACACCTCCACGGTGAGCGGGCTCAACCTGCTCGACGGTCTCATCACGGCCGACGCGGTGAGGGCCGTGGCCAACACCAACGCCGACGCCCGGAGGATAAGGGCCTCGGCCACCGGTTCCTCCTTCGTCGACCTGCGGGTCAACGGTAAGCGGGTGGCCGACGTCTCGCCCAACACCAGGATAAACCTCCCCGGGCTCGGGTACGTCGTCCTCAAGAGCGTCAAGCCCGGCGGCAACGGCAAGAGTCTACGGACGGTCAGGGTGGAGATGATCACGGTCGTCGTCACCCGGGAGAACGACTTCGGGCTGCCGGTCGGGGCCAGGATCGTGGTGGCTCACGCCTACAGCGGCTTCTCCCGCAACCAGCCGAAGGTCATCGTCGGCGGCCAGGCCTACGCGGCGACCGCCAACGCCAAGATCGGGGACACCCTCCAGAACAACATCGGCAAGGCCGCCTTCGTGGTCATGGGGTGCGAGGGGACCGGCGGCAAGGTACGGACCAACAACATAGCGGCCCTGAGCGCCGGCAACGTCCTCTCCATCGGCAGCGGGAGGACCACCGCCTTCGGCGGCCGGCGCGGCTCCGGCACCGTCGCCAGGACCACCGCCACGGTCCAGGATCTCAGCCTGCTCGGCGGTCTCATCACGGCTGATGCGGTAAAGGCCGTGGCTCGCGACACCTTCAGGAACGGCCGGAGGATCAGCTCCACCCAGGGCACCGAGTTCGCCCGGCTGCGGGTCGCGGGGATTCCGCTCCCCATAAACGTCCGGCCGAACACACGCCTGGACCTCCCCGGCCTCGGCTACGTGGTGGTGAACGAGCAGAAGGTACCTCCGCGGGGCTCCGGCGGCAGGACCCAGGTCAACGGTCTGCGGGTGGTGGTGACCCGGAACAACCTGCTCGGGCTCCCGGTGGGCGCCCAGATCACGGTGGCCCACGCCAGCAGCCGGGTGGCCCGCTTCTGAGGAGAACGGAATCCTCCGGACTCGGGGGCGGCCGTACGGCCGCCCCTCACTTCTTTCCCCTGCTGCGGAGGGCGGGGAGCACCTCCCCCACGACGAGGGCCGAGAGGATCAGGACTGCCCCGAGGAGCTGCACCGGGTTGAGCCTGTCGCCGGCGAGCCAGTAGCCGAAGAGGGCGGCGAAGACGGGCTCCATGGTCAGGATCACGGCGGCCCGGGCGGCGGTTATGTGCTGCTGGACGGTGGTCTGCACCCAGAAGGCCCCGGCCGAGGCCACCAGGCCGGTGAGGAGGAGGGCGGGCCAGACCCCTGCAGGGGGAGCGCTCACGGGCTCGAAGAGCGGCCACATCAGCCAGAAGAGCGCCGCCATGGAGAGCATCTGGGCGAAGGCCAGCACTCCGGCGTCGTGCTCGCGGGCGTAGCGGGAGAGCAGGGCGATGTGCAGCCCGAGCGCCGCCGCGCAGCCGAGGGTGAGCGCGTCGCCCACCCTGACACCGGAGGGGCTCTGGCCCGCGAGCAGCACCATGCCGAGCATGCTGAGCCCCACCGCCAGCATCACCCGGCGGGAGAGCCGCTCCCCGAACAGGAACCGGGCGGCCAGCGGGGCGAAGACCACGAACAGGCCGGTTATGAGCCCGGAGTTGGTTGGCGTGGTGTACAGAAGCCCCAGGGTCTGCAGGAGGTAGCCCGCCGCCAGCACCACCCCGATGCCACTCCCCACGAGCAGCGTCCGCGCCGCCGTCCGGCGGGCCATGAGCGGGGCCATCGCCCCGCTCGCCAACGTGAAGCGCAGCGCCAGAAACCCCAGCACCCCGTAGGCGGTGATGGCCTCCTGCACGACGACGAAGGTCCACCCCCAGACGGCGGTGACCCCGAGGAGCAGCAGCGTGTACAGAAGCCGCACGGCAGGTAAGTCTACCCCAACGGCCGGGGCCCGCGGTGCTAGTGTATGCGTCTGAGGAAGATCTTTAAAAACCGGAGAAGAAGAGAGGCTGGATGGAGATGAGGTCGGCGAGGGTAGCGTCACCGTTCGAGCGCGGCGGGGGCCCGGGGCTGCCCCTGGTGCTGCTGCACGCCTTTCCACTGAGCGGGAGGATGTGGGAGCCGCAGGTGGCGGCGTTCTCCGTGGATCGCCGGGTCATAACCCCGGACTACCCGGGGTTCGGACGCGTCCGGCGCACCCCGGCGCAGCCCGACGTCCGCTACTACGCCGAGGAGGTGCGCTCGCTGCTGGACCGGCTGGAGCTGGAGCGGGTGGTCCTCGGAGGCCTCTCCATGGGCGGGTACGTGGCCTTCGAGTGCCTCCGGCTCTTCCCCGAGAGGATAGCGGCCCTGGTGCTCGCCGACACCCGGCCCGACCCGGACACCGAGCAGATGAGGGAGAGCCGCCGGGAGCTGGCCCGCAGGGTCGCCGAGGAGGGAGTCGGGGTGCTGGTGGAGACGCAGCCGAAGCGCCTGCTCTCCCCGCGGACGCTGGAGAGGCGCCCGAAGGTGGTGGAGCGGGTGAAGGAGATGATCCTGGAGAGCACTCCGGGCGGCGTGGTGGCCGCGCTGGGGGCCATGCGCGATCGGCCGGACTCCACCCCGCTGCTGGAGGAGATCCGGGTCCCCACCCTGGTCGTCGGGGGCGAGGACGACGCCCTCTCCACCCCGGAGTTGATGGGCGAGATGGCCGCGAAGATCCCGGACTCCCGCCACGTGGTGCTCCCGCACGCCGGGCACCTCTGCAGCCTGGAGAACCCGGAGGGCTTCAACGCGGCGCTCGAGGAGCTCCTGCGAGACCTCGGTTAAAGAACTTCACCGGCGGGGAGGCTTCGGGTAAACTCCCTGCCGGTGACCCGCATCGTCCACATCTCCGATCTGCACTTCGGCAAGCCCGCCGCCCACGAGCGGCTCGAAGCCCTGAAAGGACTGGTGCCCGGCCTGCGTCCCACCGCGGTGGCCGTCTCCGGCGACCTGACCCAGCGCTGCGCCAACCGCGAGTTCGAACAGGCCCGCTCCTACTTGAAGGAGCTGGAGAGAAGTGCCCCCTGCATCGTCGTGCCGGGCAACCACGACATCCGCTGGCTGGGCGCGGTGGCACGCAACCTGGGGTTCGCCGGCCTCTTCCGCCGCAAGGCCCACGAGTTCAAGTACTCCCGCTACCGGCGTTACATCCGTGAAGAGCTCAGCCCCGCACTCGAGATCCCGGGCGCCGTCATCGCCGGGCTCAACACCGCCCACGGCATCAGCCGCGGCTCCCTCACCCGGCGCCTGAAGGACCTGGGCGTGATCGGCCACGTCCGCCGGAGCGACGTGGAGCGGGCGCGCCGGCTGTTCGAGCAGGCTCCGCCAGGGGCGGCCCGGGTCGTCATGATCCACCACAACCCCATAAAGGGCCCCGTCTCCGGCCGCCACGGCCTGGCCAACACCGAATGGGCCCTGGAGGTCCTCGCCTCCATCGGCACCGAGCTGATCCTCTGCGGCCACGACCACCAGGAGGCCATCCACGCCATAGAACGCACCCCCGGGCTCGTGATCTCCACTGCGGGCACCATCTCCAACCGCGTACGCCCGGGACGCTCCTCCAGCTTCAACCTGGTGGACATCGGCCAGGAGAGCCTCAGGATCGTCACCTACACCTGGAACCGCGACATGAAAAACTTCCTCCCCTCCACCGAGAGGCTCTTCCCCCGCCCCCGCAAGCCCAGACGGTATAATTTGAACTCGATGAAAGATGATGGAAGGGATCTGGGCCATGTGGAGCAGACTGACCCGCGGCGGTGACGGCCTCCCCCGCGAAAAGGTGGACGCCGTCGTCCGACTCATAGACCAGTACCTGGCCGAAGAAGCAGCCCTGCGTAACCTGCAGTCCGATAAACAGACCATACACCCCAGGGACCTCCCACCCCACAAACGGGAAGCCCTCATCCGGGAAATCTTCGAGATCCTCCGCGATACTAAAAAGTAGCCCCAAGCCCAGACTACAACACCTCTTCCGAAACCACCCGGCCGTCGACGCTTCACAATATAGGGCAGGGGGGTATAATGATCGTTGCGGTGGACGGAGTGTTCTACACGGGGACGGCGAGCGGATGAGCGATAAGCGACTTCAGGTGATCACGCTCCCGGTCACGGGGATGACTTGTGCCTCGTGCGCGAACCGGGTGGAGAAGGCGCTTGCGCGGGCGCCGGGGGTTTCTTCGGCGAACGTGAACTTTGCTGCGGAGAAGGCCAGCGTGGAGTATGACCCGGAGGAGACGGATCCGGACCGCCTGGTAAGGGCCGTAGAGGAGGCGGGATACGGCGCGCGGACGCGCAAGGCGAGCTTCGGGGTCACGGGGATGAGCTGCGCGAGCTGTGTGGGACGCGTGGAGAGGGCACTCCGGCGGGTACCGGGGGTACTCGAAGTGAGCGTGAACCTCGCGGCCGAGAGAGCGAGCGTGGAGTACCTGCCGGGGACGGTGGAGTTGGAGGACCTCGAGCGGGCCGTGGAGGGCGCCGGCTACGGCGTGGTTCGCGAGGAGGAAGAGGAGAGCTTCGAGGACGTCCACGAGCGGGAGTACCGAAAGCTCAGGAACGACTTCCTCTGGGCGGCGGGGCTAACGACCTTCATCGTGCTCGGCAGCCTACCGATGATCTTCGGGTTCGAGCCTCCGGTTCCGAGGGGCTGGCTCAACGCAGGGCTTCTATTGTTGGCGACGCCGGTACAGTTCTGGGCCGGGCGGCGCTTCTACCGGAGCGCCTGGGGTGCGCTCAGGCACGGGCAGGCCAACATGAGCACGCTGGTGGTGCTGGGCACCAGCGCTGCCTACCTCTACAGCGCGATAGCCACCTTCGCGCCGCAACTGTTCGCCGGCCGGGCCGACGTGTACTTCGACACCTCATCGGTCATCATCACGCTCATCCTGCTCGGGAGGCTGCTCGAGGCGCGGGCCAGGGGCAGGACCAACGAGGCCATAAAGAAGCTCGCGGGCCTGCAGGCCAGGACTGCTCGCGTGGTTCGCAACGGCGAAGAGAGGGATGTCCCCGTCGAGGAGGTGGAGGAGGGGGACGTGGTAGTGGTGCGGCCCGGCGAGAAGGTACCGGTGGACGGCGTGGTCGTCGCCGGGGAGTCGGCGGTGGACGAGTCCATGATCACGGGCGAGCCCATGCCGGTGGTCAAGCGAGCCGGGGACGAGGTCATCGGTGCGACCATGAACACCTCCGGATCGTTCAGGTTTAAGGCTACGAAGGTCGGCAGGGACACGGCGCTCGCCCGGATCATACGGATGGTAGAGGAGGCGCAAGGCTCGAAGGCCCCCATTCAGCGCCTGGCCGATCGGATCAGCGGCGTCTTCGTCCCGGCGGTTATGGCCGTGGCCGCCGTCACCTTCGGTCTCTGGCTGGCCTTCGGACCCGAGCCGGCCCTCACCTTCGCCCTGCTGAACATGGTGGCCGTCCTGATCATCGCCTGTCCGTGCGCCATGGGCCTGGCTACGCCGACCTCGATCATGGTCGGCACCGGCAAGGGCGCCGAGATGGGCGTGCTGATCAAGGGCGGCGAGGCTCTGGAGAACGCCCACGGGCTCGACGCCGTCGTGCTGGACAAAACGGGCACCCTCACGCGTGGTGAGCCGGAGCTGACCGACGTGGCAACCTACGACGGCCTTCCGGAGCAGGAGTTACTGCAGCTCGTCGCTTCCGCGGAGCGCAGCTCCGAGCATCCGCTGGGCGAGGCCATCGTCAGAGGCGCGAGGAAGCGCGGCGTCGAACCGGGCGAGGCCGAGGGGTTCGAAGCCGTTGCCGGAGGAGGCGTGAAGGCCCGGGTGGAGGGACGCAACGTCCTCGTCGGTAGCCAGCGCTTCCTCGAGGAGTCCGGCATCTCCGGGGACGGGCTCGCGCCCCGCGGTGAGGAGCTCGCCCGGGACGGCAAGACCCCCGTCTTCGTGGCGGTCGACGGCGAGCCGGCCGGTCTGGTCGCCGTCGCCGACACGTTGAGAGAAGAGGCGCGAGAGGCCATCGAGCAGCTCCACGGAATGGGGCTCGAGGTCGCCATGATCACCGGCGACGACCGGCGCACGGCCGAAGCCATAGCGAGAGAGCTGGGCATCGACCGTGTGCTCGCCGAGGTGCTGCCGCAGGACAAGGCCGCCGAGGTTCGGCGCCTGCAGGAGGAGGGCAGGAAGGTCGGCATGGTCGGCGACGGGATAAACGACGCACCGGCGCTCGCACAGGCTGACGTGGGCATCGCCATCGGCACCGGCACCGACGTGGCGATGGAGGCCGCGGACATAACGCTCATCAGCGGCGACGTGCGCGGGGTGGCACGCGCCATAAAGCTCTCCAAGGCCACGATGAAGAACATAAAGCAAAACCTGTTCTGGGCGTTCGCCTACAACGTTGCGCTCATACCGGTGGCCGCGGGCGTACTCTATCTGTTCTTCTCGGACGGCACGGTACCGGAGGTTTTGCATCCCATCCTGGGCGAGTACGGGTTCCTAAACCCGGTGCTCGCGGCGGCGGCGATGGCGCTCTCGTCGGTGACGGTGCTCGGCAACGCGCTCAGGCTCCGCCGGGTGCGGATAGCCTGATGTCGGAAGAGAGGTCTAGGAGCGAGGCTCCTTCGAACGGAGGTTCCTGCGACGTGCACGGCTACATAAAGGCGGACCACAAGGACAAGCTGATAAACCGTCTGCGCCGGATAGAGGGGCAGGTGCGGGGCGTGCAGGGGATGGTCGAGCGCGAGGAGTACTGCATAGACATCCTCACTCAGATCTCCAGCCTCATCGCCGCCTCGGAGAAAGTAGCCGCGATGGTGCTGAAAGACCACATGGATCACTGCGTACGGGAGGCCGTGAAGGACGGAGAGCGTGCGGACGAAAAGATGGAGGAGCTGACCGCTGCCGTAGAGCGATTCCTGAAGCTGGACAGGAGGTAACCGGAGATGACCGAGATCAGGTTGACCGTTCCGGACATGAGCTGCGGCCACTGCAAGGCCGCCATCGAGGGGGAGCTCACGAAGCTCCCCACCGTCCAGGCCAACGCCGATCCGGACACCAAGATCGTCGAGGTCTCCTACGACGAGAGCCGGGTCGGCGAGAAGGAGATAAAGGCCGCCATCGAGGAGGCCGGCTACACCGTCGCCGCCTGAAGGCGGCGACATAACCGGAGAACGGAGGGCGCGGGAGAACTCCTGCGCCCTTACCTCGTTTAAGACGGAGGGGATGGGGGGTATACCGGGCGGGACATGAGGGCCTGCATGGGGACCACAATATCCCGGGAGGGAGGCTACCCGCTTGACCGAACTCAACCTGATGCTCCTGATCGTGGGTGGGGTGGTGCTGCTTGTCGGGCTGCTCTCCGGTCCGATCAAGCGCAGCCTCCTCTCGGCGCCGCTGGTCGCCCTGCTCGTAGGCGTTCTGGTCGGCCCTTCGGTGCTCGGGTTGCTGGACCCCACCGGGTGGGGCAGGCAGGCGACCGTCCTGGAGCAGGCAGCGCGCCTCACGGTCGCGATCTCGCTGATGGGCATAGCCCTGCGCCTCCCGTCCGGGTACCCGCTGAAGAGCTGGCGGTCCCTGATCGTCATGCTCGGCCCGGTGATGACGCTCATGTGGCT
The Rubrobacter xylanophilus genome window above contains:
- a CDS encoding solute symporter family protein, which gives rise to MSDRAIATIFFVLIIVLTLGITAWAARRNKDTAHHYVAGGEIKGWQNGLAISGDYLSAASFLGIAGSIALSGFSGFYLSIGFLVAYLVVLLLVAEPLRNLGKYTFADMLAARFNLRGVRSAAALSTIAISTFYMIAQMVGAGALIELLLGLPYVTSVVIIGVLMTIYIAAGGMVATTWIQIVKAVLLISGTLALSIAVLAQFNFNPIAIFNQVEAELGPEMVLPPPPEGLASGIDVVSLNLALVFGTAGLPHILMRFLTVPDAKTARNSIIVATWIIGLFYLMTPIMGYGAALLVGQDVIAEQNPAGNTAAPQLAGELGGPIFLAFISAVAFATIVAVVAGLVIAASSAFAHDFYTNVIRGGQASEQEQFRAARIAAVAVSLGAMLLAIFARDFNVAFLVALAFAVAASANVPTILFTIFWRRFNTAGAIAGILTGLISCIVLIILSPNILDVFPLANPAIISMPLGFAACYLGTILTGEAAEREMAEGKQISYDEIYVRANTGITRLEEELRTAAPAEEPRTT
- a CDS encoding OsmC family protein, coding for MAAERRAEVVWEGDLLRGSGRFTVGSGAFGEMPVTWASRTESPDGKTSPEELIAAAHASCFAMALSFVLGEGGNPPERLEIGATSTFEEADGGFRISRMQLDVRGRVPGLDEEGFRSAVEQAEQGCPVSNALRGNVDISVSARLEG
- a CDS encoding cysteine hydrolase family protein; protein product: MARTVEVPEYEVHGEVRVDPASTALIVVDMQNDFVKEGGALVVPDAEATIPAIKRLLDLARESGMRVVFTQDTHTEGDPEWEIWGEHCREGTWGWRIVDELEPREDELVLRKVRYDAFYGTHLDHFLRVWGVDTLVICGTVASICVHYTAASAALRWYGVVVPRDATSALHPFDLESSLRQTAFLFAGRITESGNIRAEPPAYRSKLEEAAGE
- a CDS encoding alkaline phosphatase D family protein; its protein translation is MEMDGIRLGRGGIDRRTFVRASGAGAAALVFGVGPFVEKAVARPAFRDYPFRLGVASGDPSPDGFVIWTRLAPEPLAGDGRGGMPPDRKVLVRWEVSEEEGFGRGVVRRGRVEARPELGHSVHVEVGGLRAGRWYWYRFEAGGEVSPVGRARTLPSFGRDAGRMSFAFASCQQYEHGYYNAYRRMAEEDLDLVLHLGDYIYEYGPNEYRAPGGNVRLHDGPETVTLAAYRNRHALYRSDRDLQAAHAAFPWLVTWDDHEVENNYAGEIPEQGQSPEAFLRRRAAAYQAYYEHMPLRRSSVPRGPDMRLYRRLTWGNLVEFNLLDTRQYRDDQAYGDGIKPPGEESRSPDRTMTGREQERWLFDGLAGSYARWNVLAQQVFFSRRDFDTTGGVTYSMDAWDGYEAQRDRIVDFMARSGVHNPVVITGDVHNNWVSEILRDFDDPGSEVVGVEFVGTSISSGGDGADTSAEQQAILAGNPHIKFFNGQRGYVRCTVTPERWRTDYRIVPYVSQPGARVYTRASFVVEAGRPGLRQAAANAVPSRDPAFIEPDRARIREQRLAGR
- a CDS encoding TetR/AcrR family transcriptional regulator — translated: MRHLAEVRRRQILEVALRMFSERGYEGTPLSAVAEEVGLSKAGIVHHFPHKDDILQALFQPLFEEVEELLEGGPGREELLEGYLEVMLRNRRLTVLLATDLAILNRPRIGERVCALNLRLRAALAGSGAGLEEQMRAECALGALRSPVIFFPGADPGPVRRVSLESARRVLGFGGPA
- a CDS encoding choice-of-anchor P family protein, with translation MGGHASGRLKRLLTLWFGLLFGVALVTLVAGAGRGEAASQLKGSFRGNAYGTYANAQAGPVAATLGRSAFIPCPCNGTGGKTRSNSVDSLDAGRVLKAGVLRSTVFTRKTSTSARVRNTSTVSGLNLLDGLITADAVRAVANTNADARRIRASATGSSFVDLRVNGKRVADVSPNTRINLPGLGYVVLKSVKPGGNGKSLRTVRVEMITVVVTRENDFGLPVGARIVVAHAYSGFSRNQPKVIVGGQAYAATANAKIGDTLQNNIGKAAFVVMGCEGTGGKVRTNNIAALSAGNVLSIGSGRTTAFGGRRGSGTVARTTATVQDLSLLGGLITADAVKAVARDTFRNGRRISSTQGTEFARLRVAGIPLPINVRPNTRLDLPGLGYVVVNEQKVPPRGSGGRTQVNGLRVVVTRNNLLGLPVGAQITVAHASSRVARF
- a CDS encoding DMT family transporter, with protein sequence MRLLYTLLLLGVTAVWGWTFVVVQEAITAYGVLGFLALRFTLASGAMAPLMARRTAARTLLVGSGIGVVLAAGYLLQTLGLLYTTPTNSGLITGLFVVFAPLAARFLFGERLSRRVMLAVGLSMLGMVLLAGQSPSGVRVGDALTLGCAAALGLHIALLSRYAREHDAGVLAFAQMLSMAALFWLMWPLFEPVSAPPAGVWPALLLTGLVASAGAFWVQTTVQQHITAARAAVILTMEPVFAALFGYWLAGDRLNPVQLLGAVLILSALVVGEVLPALRSRGKK
- a CDS encoding alpha/beta fold hydrolase — protein: MEMRSARVASPFERGGGPGLPLVLLHAFPLSGRMWEPQVAAFSVDRRVITPDYPGFGRVRRTPAQPDVRYYAEEVRSLLDRLELERVVLGGLSMGGYVAFECLRLFPERIAALVLADTRPDPDTEQMRESRRELARRVAEEGVGVLVETQPKRLLSPRTLERRPKVVERVKEMILESTPGGVVAALGAMRDRPDSTPLLEEIRVPTLVVGGEDDALSTPELMGEMAAKIPDSRHVVLPHAGHLCSLENPEGFNAALEELLRDLG
- a CDS encoding metallophosphoesterase family protein, which codes for MTRIVHISDLHFGKPAAHERLEALKGLVPGLRPTAVAVSGDLTQRCANREFEQARSYLKELERSAPCIVVPGNHDIRWLGAVARNLGFAGLFRRKAHEFKYSRYRRYIREELSPALEIPGAVIAGLNTAHGISRGSLTRRLKDLGVIGHVRRSDVERARRLFEQAPPGAARVVMIHHNPIKGPVSGRHGLANTEWALEVLASIGTELILCGHDHQEAIHAIERTPGLVISTAGTISNRVRPGRSSSFNLVDIGQESLRIVTYTWNRDMKNFLPSTERLFPRPRKPRRYNLNSMKDDGRDLGHVEQTDPRR